AAAGTGAAGTGTACAATAACAAAACCAAGTAGcttgtttcaaaagaaaatggaagcaATGAAAAGAATGATGTTGTTTATGAAGTTTAAACTGCATATGTAGTAGCTAATGaggcaaaattaaaaatctgcaAAAGATAAAAGCAGAGACAATTACAACAGCTTGGGGTGGGGAGGGTTAGGAGGGAGGGGTGTCTTTTACTGCTAATCAACCAAGCAGGTATAGATTTGTTTTCGAAAAAGAGAATAACCTTATTTGAGCAGGTCAAAATATGTAGCTTATTTTTTCcgtttttatttcttatttcatttttgtcACCCAATGCAGCTGAACATTAAGCTACAATGATTTAATCCCAAAGATTTCAGAGAGAACTTAGAGCCACTCCCGTACAAACTATCAATACAAATATAGTAATGATTCATAAAGCAATGCAACCTGCTCAAGAATAAATAAGTGACCCATATCCAACTTAAATTATAGAGAAGCTCTAAAATTTCAatccatatgaatgaaaaaacaCATTACCTACGTTAAAGTACCTGTCGCCACTCaataatacataattttatatcatactCATGGTGTAAATATATCCTCGTTCCATTTTCATCCTGTTACAATGCCAACCTTAACTTGTGCTCGTGCCCTTTATGTAGTTCATGGAATCACAGCCATCAAATAAAAGAACCAAGGCCAAGCTTATAGccttaaatcaaattttaaagcaaCTGAATGGGCAATAAAAATATCCAAATGACTATTGACTATACCCACTTTACAATGCTAACGTTGAACCACGCCTTTGAACTCAAGTAAAATAAACAAGGCAAATttgataggaaaatgatagtattcCACTcttgggatgattttttcacAAAAGTCGGATTGTCTTGAGTTATGCCttgtagattggtggatttcctcgCAAGCTGGAGAGGACTACACGGCGATTCAAAggtagcggcaatttggagattggtaccaatatgtatgtgttggtgtacttggagggagagaaatgctagaaTTTTCaaagatcaagagagaacaatggatgtgctaaaagttttctttttcaaggcATTGTTCTTATGGGTGGGGGGGCCATAGTTTGTAACGGACAAAGTGTCCATGaccttcttctttctattgtaacctctagctaAGCGTTCctcatgtatacttcttgtgtacttaaGCTTtacctatttctatgaatataatatctttgattactAAAAATGTGCccacttatatttttttattttttcttaatggttaaagaagtaactattataataaatttatatatatttttatttttttcttaatgatgaagaatgtttaaaaaatgcttaaataaataaaaataataataaacaaaaatcatttgtaATAGTGTGCCCATTTGATGGGGACATTTGGCAGTTATCCAAATGAAAATACTAGGATAACTACCATTTTCGAAAAACAATAATCTACCGATCAATTGGCCATACCCGCTTCCCTCAAACAAGTCGATACCCAATAGAATCCATAAACAAGTTAACAACCCAAACATTATCAACCAATTGATTACCCCATCCATTCCTCACGCACACAAACATGTTTACAcacagagtgagagagagatagagagagagagtacccgaACAACGCCCTAGAGGCAAAGGGGGTTCCGGCGGAAACGGCGGCGGCAGCTGCAGAGGCCGCGGCGGTGGCCGACAACAACCCATAAGAGTGGAGGCTTTGCCCCGTGTATAAACTTGGTTTTTTCCTCAATAAGTCGAGGACTATAGCTATTCCCGCCATTGTTTTACCTCCTATCtaaaaccaatcacaaagctaggaattttcttatcttttagcATACCCAATAAGGAGAGAAAAGAAGTGAGGCGGAAGATTTCCTGGTATTTCCCGTAAATCTTCTTGGGATAATTACTGGGTTTAGCTCGAGACTGTGTAAGAGATCGAACTACGTATTCCAGACTCCAGAGAATGCGAAGTGAAGGCTTATGGCGCCACGTTGATCAAACAAAGGGAGTAGCAGAGGCGGATCCCTAAATTATAGTCGATTTGTGGTGCTGGCATGGCAATCGGCTTTTTATCAAGGAAAACACTATTCCCACAGAAAATACCGAAATTCTTTaccgaatgtttttttttaattttatttttttagttaatgattaagtaaatgtttttaaataaatatgtgattctttttaatttttaaaaaatatttaattagtttaaaaaactagtaaaagaaaagataaaaaaaatttatagtatTCAGTAGATGATTTTGGTAAAAATCTTTTCTGGACGTAGTAACATTCTTTTATCATGGCGTTTTCAATTTttaacctttttcttttataaagaaaaaaattatatttttctcattcaaaattcaaactcctGGTTCCTTCCAACTTCATTTTAATGTtgcgtttagatattaaaatgagatgagatgagtttaatttatttatgaatcacattaagatgaatttaacttttttaaattaaaatgagtttaatttataggttgaaatatatgaaatatgttgagataagtttaatgttttttttaaaaaatgtaaaaagtaataagttccatcaattattagtttgagatgagttgagtttggttcaacAACTAAATATAGCTAAATCATCAAACTCGTCATTTTATTATTCTCTCAAAAGTTGGCCACTTGAGATAACAAAAATattggaccagaccgaacaAACCGATAGCTACCGGTTAGGTCTAGTCCTTGTGGATGTTCAATCCGATCCGGTTtagaaaaaatgatggattgaAAAAGTTTGGTCTGTCACCCTCCGAACTGGACCGATTTGCATCCCCTACAAACCACTCCATTCTCTTACAACATGATTATGTCCATCGCTTAGAACAAGGCAAGAGTGACATAGGAGTTGAGTATAAAGTAATACCCGTTAGTTGTTAATAATATAAAcgagtttgtaagtttattttatgaaataattatgTGAATCAAACATTTTTCTTCCATGATATGTTCCTTTTAACAGTCGATTGTTTGGAACCAAGAGTTCACTATAAACAGAATACTGAATAGAATGAAGTGTTTGTAATGCAAGATCGTGCGTCAATTACAGTCAGAACAATCTGAAGAAAGAAATCAGCTGCAAGATGAATAATATGGCAAGTGAGAGTGAGAGCAATTTGAAGCAGAAACtgtacaaattatatttttgggattttATTGGGCCTGAGGTCTTCAAGGATCCCACATTCAGTTTTTGTGACAGCATTCTCGTATCACagagtattattattttggctgTACAGATTAGAAACCCCTATATTCCTGGGAGAGCCATCTACTCCGAATATGTACAAGAACACAGCAACCCTTGACAAagtaaaaacaaaccaaaacaacCCGACTAGCAGCACAGCCGGCCATAGCTCTGATCATTTATGTATCTTCTTCCGCTCTCTCATTATCTTCAGCCCAACATATCTGCCAAAAGAAACCAACTAATTGTCAACATTTTCACTAACATTTCCTTAATTAATGACAACTAAATTTGAAGAAAGAATCTTAAAAATACTATCGATACAAGTGATATTACTATAGTAAGTCAAATTTAAAACATTCCCTTACCGTCCCAACATCAATATAGTGGCCTGAGGATTTGTCCCCGGCGACACTCCAATCGCCGACCCATCAACAACTCGGAGTCCATCGATACCTAAGACCCGAAAGTCGCCATCAACAACCTTCCCCACAACACAGCCCCCATGGTAGTGCCATATGGTACTAACTGTGCGGCGGCAGAAATCTTCCATCTGATGTTGGTTAGATTGGTCAACAGGCAATGCAGGTCCCACAAACCTGAAATCATGACCACCAACCCAGTTCCTAAACTTGAAATCCTCCAAGGACCGGCTCCTCAGCACATCACCAATCTTGCGTGTGCCATTCACACAACGTTCGAGGTCCACTCGGTTCTGAAAATAATTGAATCGAACAATTGGACTCACCCTGACATCTGTTGAAGCTAGTCTCAGTGATCCACATGAAAGTGGCCCAATAATCTTCTCCATGAGAGTAGCCACAGGGAGATACAGAGGGGCGGACGGTGTCTGTATGAATATGGAGCGAGGAGGGGATGCAAAAGGGATGACATTGGAAGCTGCTTCGATGTAAGCCCCGGACTCGGTGATTCCAACCACTTGTATCAGTGAGTGTTCTAGTGGAATTGGTGTTACAAATGAGATGCCATTCCTGGGATTATCGTAAAGGTACTGCCCAACATGAGGAAGATGATGAGCCACCGGAATTCCCCAAGACGATAGATAAGGCCGGGGACCAATGCCACTCAACAGCAGTAGCTGTGGGCTTCCAATGGCGCCAGCAGAAAGGATCACCTCACCTTGTTTGCTTACCATCGCGTGGTGATACCTCCCATGACGATCACGATAAACAACTCCGATTGCTGATTGCCTCGAGCCCGCGCGCCCTGAAGATGAAGCCAGTAGTACTCTTTCCACAGTTGCATAAACGGCAACTTTAATATTAGAAGGTTTTGCATACCTCAAAAGATCGGCTGCAGTGTGTCTCTTCCCAGTTTTGTCGAAAGTCGAACCACCAATCTTGGTTCCCACCAAGTGATCCAAACTAAACCCATTATAGGGATCAACACCAGCTTCTAATAATCCATCTCGAATTGCCGATTGCCAATTCTTGAGCTCTGGTCTAAACACAATCGCCCTCTCAACCCACTCATAGGACTGGTTCACAACTTTGAGATTCCAATGCACACCCGATTTGTGATAAAACCCCGGATCAGCTCGGCTATAGAACCCTGCATTTATCGCACTGCTGCCTCCGAGAACCCGTCCTCGGGCATTGGGGACCCCATCTTCGGATGTGAAGGCTTGGGCAGGGGAGACGAACGCATCGGCTTCCATGAGCGTGGTCAAGAAACCTTCGCGGTTCATCAAATTGGGCTCTCCATAGGCAACACCGCCTCGTTCGAGCACCAGTACCTTGTATTTATGCGACAGTGTTGCAGCCAATGGGCAACCAGCTGTGCCGCCCCCAACAATGATGTAATCATAGTAGTCTTCGGATGGGAGTTCGGTAGCATTGAACATAAACTTGAGGTAACTTGGGTCTGTACAAAAATTGGAGACACAGAATGATGTTAGGCTTTTTAAAGATATATCCATCACtacctttttcttcatttcccCAGCCACCAAACGCAAAATATGAATGGGGAGACAAAATATGGGTTCTACAGAATTACAGGGAAAGAGAATTCTATTTCGGTTAAACAGAAAACTTGAGCAAAACAAAAGGATATTTTGAATAGTTCGTCAAATATTGATCAGAGAATTATAATTTCTTGCCATTTCTTGCACTAATCTCGGCAACCCAACGGAAAGAAcgaattaagaaaatgaatcgTCTTTTTCAAAGGATGTGCTTTGGCTTTCGGGAAAATTAAAGAAGATGGCCGTCTGTATGAATAGTCAGTCACATGTTCTCTATCCTTTCCGAAATTTCTCGGAaaccaaacagaaaaagaagaataagaagaaagagTCACCTTGGTGAGGCGGCTGTAGCGGTAGTAGTAGTCTATCATTAGAAACAACCGCACCGAAGAACATCAAAAGTGAAAATAACCGTAGCCAAAAGAAAATGGGTCTCGCCATTGTTTGGGTCTCTGGGTGTTTCTTGAAGGAGAGAGAATTTTCTTGGTGGTTCTTGTGAATCgagagagtgaaagagagaaGACTGAGTAGCAGTATAAGATAGATATAGTAGAAAGGAAGGCAGTGCCTTTTGGTTAAAGCTTCAGTTGGAGACCGTTATACACCGTGGAAAATGCACAAATCTGCCCCCAAACAATTATCGCTATAATATGAATTGGCAATTATCCAATTCCAAGTCTGGATTTCGACAATTATTCTTCAactattcaaaattatataataatataataatttttttcttaaaaaataaaataccgccaaaaaataaaattcacaaaaaagacaaaagatctattaaatcataaaatacttttcaaaagctaatttttaaaataatattttcttcatcatatCACCATTATTTATTGTTCAAGTGACGCTGTATTTATTCTTTCttaagtattagtattagattcataatttttatttttaaaatttaatgaaaaatatatattttttataaattcaaaacctctctatccataactacatattggattagttattagattcatcaaaataataatataatattattttgttaataataatatttttaatttatttttttatattttacaattatcctaactatatattaattaataatttaatttgatacttaaattattattttccaatttaaatatattgtggctcaaaattaagaaataataatttaagtaaataaaataattgttatagagtgtgaatagtaagtgttcaaatttgaagatgaaggaaaatgtattatagctaaaaatttaacatttgagcatatggtgaatccaataccaagattttaaaactaaaatcatcaaattttgaagatcaaTGCTGGATGAATCAGTGAATCATGCCTTTCGCTATTTAGATGACTCTTCTCATTCGA
This window of the Juglans regia cultivar Chandler chromosome 12, Walnut 2.0, whole genome shotgun sequence genome carries:
- the LOC109004998 gene encoding (R)-mandelonitrile lyase-like isoform X2, with the protein product MFNATELPSEDYYDYIIVGGGTAGCPLAATLSHKYKVLVLERGGVAYGEPNLMNREGFLTTLMEADAFVSPAQAFTSEDGVPNARGRVLGGSSAINAGFYSRADPGFYHKSGVHWNLKVVNQSYEWVERAIVFRPELKNWQSAIRDGLLEAGVDPYNGFSLDHLVGTKIGGSTFDKTGKRHTAADLLRYAKPSNIKVAVYATVERVLLASSSGRAGSRQSAIGVVYRDRHGRYHHAMVSKQGEVILSAGAIGSPQLLLLSGIGPRPYLSSWGIPVAHHLPHVGQYLYDNPRNGISFVTPIPLEHSLIQVVGITESGAYIEAASNVIPFASPPRSIFIQTPSAPLYLPVATLMEKIIGPLSCGSLRLASTDVRVSPIVRFNYFQNRVDLERCVNGTRKIGDVLRSRSLEDFKFRNWVGGHDFRFVGPALPVDQSNQHQMEDFCRRTVSTIWHYHGGCVVGKVVDGDFRVLGIDGLRVVDGSAIGVSPGTNPQATILMLGRYVGLKIMRERKKIHK
- the LOC109004998 gene encoding (R)-mandelonitrile lyase-like isoform X1 — protein: MARPIFFWLRLFSLLMFFGAVVSNDRLLLPLQPPHQDPSYLKFMFNATELPSEDYYDYIIVGGGTAGCPLAATLSHKYKVLVLERGGVAYGEPNLMNREGFLTTLMEADAFVSPAQAFTSEDGVPNARGRVLGGSSAINAGFYSRADPGFYHKSGVHWNLKVVNQSYEWVERAIVFRPELKNWQSAIRDGLLEAGVDPYNGFSLDHLVGTKIGGSTFDKTGKRHTAADLLRYAKPSNIKVAVYATVERVLLASSSGRAGSRQSAIGVVYRDRHGRYHHAMVSKQGEVILSAGAIGSPQLLLLSGIGPRPYLSSWGIPVAHHLPHVGQYLYDNPRNGISFVTPIPLEHSLIQVVGITESGAYIEAASNVIPFASPPRSIFIQTPSAPLYLPVATLMEKIIGPLSCGSLRLASTDVRVSPIVRFNYFQNRVDLERCVNGTRKIGDVLRSRSLEDFKFRNWVGGHDFRFVGPALPVDQSNQHQMEDFCRRTVSTIWHYHGGCVVGKVVDGDFRVLGIDGLRVVDGSAIGVSPGTNPQATILMLGRYVGLKIMRERKKIHK